CGCGACGTTTCTCCATCAGAAGAAACGCTGTAAtggaatttttaaaacttttcgaTAAATTTTTGATAATTAAACGGAATAGAATAAGACAAGggaaaaggaagaaaaggaTATACCTTGACAAGAAAGCCGGAGAGTGTCCCCAATCCTGCAACATTCGTCCTGCAGACCCTTGGTGAAGATAGGCAGAGGACCAGATGGTGTCAAGGAGTCAGCTGGTTTCAGAGAACCTTCCCTGCTACCTTTTCCAACTACATGTACCTAAGAAATTAAATTCCAACAATCGTTTATGTCTTCCAGgagtaatattaaaatatttagatTTAATTAGGaagatattaattttcaaaatcatAATAGAAAATATACACGTAGGTGCGTATTTATATGAGTAATAGGAACTCTGCAAGAATTACCTAATGGATATTACAGATTGAAGTTCGTTTCATAAAATTCAGTTTAATTAGAATTAATTTCAGCCACGTTAATGAGTTTTGCTTAGAAGAGTTCGAGTGACTTACTTTTGAAGAGGAATAAGCGATTCCCATGCAGTTTACTGCCTCGCAAGTATAAATGCCAAGGGAAGTTGGGTCATCGGGGTTGGCAGTTAAAGCGAAGACATCACCAGCCTTGATTTCTTTGTCGTCCTTGAACCATCTTAGCACCGGAGTAGGCACACCGACTACTTTGCACTCCAACGACACTGTACCTGTCTCTGTGAGAAGAGCTCTCAGCTCCTCCACGAATTCTGGTCTCTTATAAGCTTTCGGAACTgtaaaacaattacgaaaaaaaaaaaaaaagaaacggacGAACAGTTAGAAAGAAGTACATCGATCAGCGATTGATATAAATTTCTGTTCATCAGTGCaactaatataatataatataatttaatggtGCAACTAATcgtaaaattacttttaaaaattctattaaaCTTTGTGTATCCAAATACATgtgaaaaatgaaaacaaaaaatagaaataattatatataacaggtcgttcggaaaggcGTTTGGTTTTTCCAAAcagaggacctaattgtatcTTTTCACAGCCGGCTTCACACTTCaaccgcataaaaaaaaagaaaagaaaaacgtaATGACTTTGCGAACAACTCaacatatatataattatttataattataattattattattttgtttataattattttctatatATAATTTCATTCTCTCTACATATATATTTCTGCTTCGATAAAAATAAACGTTCATCCTACCTACAGGTATTAAAGCTAGCGTTATCAACACTAAACTACCCCCGGCATGTAAAAAAATCTGTAAACGGGAAAATAAAGGGAAAACTTAAAAGAAGATCGGAGTAAAAGCAAATATGGAATTCGTACGAATATTATATTCATCTTCGTTACGTGTATTAAAGAAATAatcgaaatttttaatgaaaaattaaaaaaacgtAACTGTGgtctataataattaattagcgTAAACTAGCGCTGTAATTCTAGCGTTGAAAGAAAAATTCGAGAAGCATTCAAAGTTAGAGTCACTACAGGAATTCGTCAAATCCCGTTTGACCATTATATTAGCTATTCCTCCATCGAAATCCCAAAACGCTATAAACGTTCTGCTCGTGTCTATTTCTGACTATAGTGGACTGCAATAGCGAGCAGCTACCACTCGAGTTCCGTAAATGCGATTTGGAGATTTGGCGGAAAAGGATCCTTACCGATCACGGTGAGACGAGAAGTGCAGGACGATCGTCCGCCGCGATTCTCCGCCATGCAGGTCCAGTGTCCTTCGTCCTCGACCGTGACAGGTGCCACATCCACGCAATAGAAGTTCCCCTCGTGGACGAAAGAGAACCGCGAACCCGCGTGGACCGGCTCGGCATTTCTGTGCCAAGTGATCTGGAATTCAACAACGATGCGTTGAGAGATTTAAACACCGGCCAGCCCGCTGACGTCAGCCACCTGTCAAAAGCACCGCACGCGTTCGCGGAAAATGAACGACAGGTAGACGAGTTATGCGTGTATTCTGGTCGGACGTGTTTGATATGTAATAAGGTTCGATAGCACGGTGGTCGAGGGACGTATCGACGATGAGTAATTGGCTCTTTGATCTTAAAATCGAGATATGGAAAAATTGCTGCTTCGTGTTGCAATTAAGGTTCGATATCACGATGGTTGACGGATGAATCAACGATGAGTAATTGGCGCTTTGATTTTAAAATCGAGGTGTGTAAAAATTGGGGTTTTATATCGAAATTAGAAGTGTTTTGATTTGTTTTTGTAATTGTGCAAAGGTATAGGGGTGGAAAGGGATCAGGTGATAAACTCGGGACGATTATAAGTTGAGTTTTGAATTAGGATTGCATCGTGTTAAAATATAGATTGAGGGTGCGATTtggtatttaaataataatacgaTTTTAAGTAATATGATTGATAAGATGACGGATAATATTAGAATAGAGGAATTTAGTATAAGAGGTATCGTTGTATTATTCTCCACACCAGGTATTTGGAACAGTGAGATTTCGATTTTACGAATAAGTTTGAGAAAGTGAAGAAAGAATTGGAAAAGGGTTCAATATAGAAGTGACACTGCAGATGGGACAGAGAAACTATAGATATCGATATCaatgcaaaaattatttcccGATATATTCCAAGGAACTTTCGTTtcaaaaaattacattattacattcctCCCCAAAGGGTTAATTGTCTCGATAAATGACTCAAAGATAAAGTATAAAGCATAAATAAAATCTAATATTCTCACTCCCATTGCTACTGCCATTAAAATTCCTTTCGTTCGAGCCTCTCGCATTTTACGCAAGAAATCGAATATCTACTTTcagaataattattatattttccgaCAAAGATACTTTATTTTTCTGTCTACTCGCAGACAATACCCGTGAATACCAAAATCTAGAAATACCCGAGACCATCCTAAAAGCGATTCGAACGATGCTGTTGCACGCGAGAGGAGAAATTCCAGCGTTCCTTCGAATTTCTCGGATTCTCTCTGCCCTCGAGCGTTACGCAATCCGGGGAgagagcgccgcggcggaaaaggaacatttgaaattttacggGCTCGAGCAGCAAAGCAGCGTCGGAAAGCACGCAGATTTAGCCGATCGGCGGGCATAGTTTCAGGCCATAGTATACGCGCGCGCGTAATAATAGTCGTAATACGACGCACAAGACAGCGTAATGATCTTCGTTTTCTGCTCTTCCGTCTCTGAATCCCGGGTCATGGACCTCGCTGGCTCCCTTTTAGCGCGCGTTTCCCGCTTCGTCTGCCCGCCACGGCAGACCAAGAACCAACAGGAACCCGTGGCAATAAGTCACCCGGTGATTTCCACTCACCCTTCCGGGTTAATCACCGACGTTGCCACGGATTCCTCGCTCAATTTTGGAACCGACTCGCGCTTTCTTCCGATCTTGATCGGTTGGTCAATTTTTCGTTTCGACCAGGTGCTTTGGAAGTTACTTCGAAAGTTCTTACGAAAAGAATTATTTAGAGTTTATTACGAGAGTTATTATGAGAGTTATCGCGAAGATAATTATTCGAGATCGTAATTTAATCTTGTACTTTGgactatttttttatttttatgccGAATATTAACCGTTGGAAGTAGAATGATCGATGGATTCCTCGTTCACTTTTGGAACATACTCGCGCTTTCTTCCGATCTTGATCGGTTGGTCGATTTCTCGAAAAACTCTCAAAAATTACTTCGAAAGTTGTGACAAAAAGAATTAGTTTGAGTTTATTATAAGAGTTATTacgaaaagaattatttttacgCGAAGATAATTACTCGAGATCGTGATTTAGTCTTCTAGGTCTCTCGCAGTTATGGGTTCTGTTCTGTTTGATTACTTTCggctattttcatttttatagcgAATATTAACCGTTAGACGTAGAATGATCGCGTTATTCGGCGTCTGCGTCGAAGAAAAGTGCGATCTCGGATCTAACGGTATTtcaaagaaatgaaaataacaGTTTAACAAAATGACGAAGTGAAACGAAGTAAAGTAATGACACAGGATGTGTTTAAACAAATTAGTCGTTGAACGATTAAGTAGGTTATAATTACATAGTGAATTACCTTCGGTGTGGTCGAACTTCGAATTTCCACGAGGAATCTGGTCCTGGTGCCAACCTTAACCGCGAGGTCCGTCAATCTTCGTAGGAAGACCGGCGGATCACCTTCTTCCGAGATCGTTTCGTCCACGCTCAGGTGAATCCTCTTCGAGGATCCTTTGTCGAATCCTTGACCGACTCTCGTTGCCACCAGAGCGTAATGCCCGGTGTCGTCCTTCTGCGATTGCTTCAGGGTCAACTGGACGACGTTGCCTCTCATTTGTACCCGGTATCGGTCGGACGGTATCGGTACATCTCCACGTGTTctgcgatagaatttattaaaaatgaaagaaattatatcCTGACTCTTACACGTGCCGACTCATTTCGTAGGGCGGTATCGGAACATCTCCACGTGTTCTACGATAGAATTCATTAAAAAGAAAGTATTATATCACATTTTTACACGTACCGATTCATTTCTTAGGACGGTATCGGTACATCTCCGCGTGTTCtacgatagaatttattgaaaaagaaaGTATTATATCGTGATTTTTACACGTATCGATTCGTTTTTTAATAGCACCGATGAGATGTACTAATTTACATCTAGCAatctaaatttaaaatatgattATAGCGCTAAATTTGGTGACACTGTGTCTATTTATACTTCAATATAAATACCAATTTCGTCCATATAGTTAATTACTCACTATCTACGAATGACAGGAATAAAAATACAGCGATAAAAGAAATTTCTCAGTTTCAACTAAATTTAAATTACCATAAGATCCGCGAACGGAAAATTCTTGTGCAATATTATCGTCGCATGTGTCCACTATGCATATTCACAGGATTAAATCCAGTTCTTATTTCTTCCTTCCACCGATATTTCAATCATTTACGGGATCATGAAAGACAGATACCTTCGCGGATAACGTCAGTGAGTTACGGTTTCTCGGTATACGTGGGCGCTCTATAAATACCTTCGAAACGAATCGTGTACTTTGAAACAACAGCTTAACGGAAACGAATTCACACCGTatacgaaatttcgattcgACAGATCACGATAATCTCAAACCGATCTCTCAACCCTCTCAAACCTCGTCTGTGACAAAACTCACCCTCGTTTCAAACCTTGAACGATCAATGGTCGAATAAAATCGCGTGGCCGCATAAAATTCGCGGGTTAAAAGTACAAACGAGCGAATTGCTAACTAGAAAGCAAAGAGGAACACTTTCTAGCGTCTCAACCCTCTCAAACCTCGCGTAATTTCTACTGCGACGAAACTCACCCTCGTTTGAAACCTCAAACAAACAGTGGACGAATGAAATCGCGTAACCGAATGAAATTCGCGGAATAAAAGCACAAACGAGCGGATTGCCAGCGAGAAAGCAAAGAGGAACACTTTCCAACGTCTCAACTTTCTCAAACCTCGCGTAATTTCTGCTGCGACGAAACTCACCCTCGTTTGAAACTTCAAACAAACAGTGGACGAATGAAATCGCGTAACcgaatgaaattcgcgaaataaaAGCACAAACGAGCGGATTGCCAGCTAGAAACCGACGAGGAACACTTTCTAACGTCTCAACTTTCTCAAACCTCGCGTAATTTCTGCTGCAACGAAACTCACCCTCGTTTGAAACCTCAAACAAACAGTGGACGAATGAAATCGCGTAACCGAATGAAATTCGCGGATTAAAAGCACAAACGAGAGGATTGCCAGCGAGAAAGCGAAGAGGAACACTTTCTAACGAAACGAGGTCGGTTTTGCAATACCGAAATGCCAGTTTCTGCCTGTTGTCGGGGCGATGGCCGATGTCCAATCGGACCGACGCTCATCGTCTATCTGCTATTTCTTCGCGGCGGCAAACAGAGGTTCGACGGCGAATTTGGCGGGCTGAATTCGTCGGTGATGGAAAATCGAGAGTTCCTTTGCGCAACGTGCAAACTCACCCTCGGCGACCTCGTCGTGCATAGGCGCCATCGTCGACGACGTCCGCGCCGGTGCGCTGACGCAACGTCTATTTTGTCTAGTCGTCAAACCAATCCTGCGTCGAAATCGATTCTATCGCCGTTTGTTTCCTTCAATCGAAAGCTAACGATTCATCAGACAAAGTAATTTCATTGGAGAATGATCGATGAACGCGTAGCAAAATAAGGGATGATCGAAGAATTTTATATGGCCTAACGATTGACTGtctatttaattttcgaattcgATTTTGTGCTCGATTTGGGAAAATTCTAGGTTATTTATTAACTCAGTTTATGTTAAAAGCCACGAATAATCTTAATTCGAAGGTCTTAATTCTTTTAATCATGTTAATCGATAtgacaaattgaaaatttcccaACGAAGCGTGGAATGTCTGAGTAAAATTACTCCAAGTCTTATTTCTCTACTATTTTTCATTTACCGTTTTAAGAATATCGTTAATTTTATACCAGAAAGTCTCGGAATCACTATTTTCCTGCAACGAAAAAAAtgaccgagtgcaaagggttaaaagcgaTAAATAAACGAAGCTAACGATACACTCGGTGTatactaaacgattaaaaataacaaaacaaGGAAAACTctgcgaattaaaaaatatctacgACATTCGTGACAATGTTAAAATTACTTTTAGCTTTCATTCTGAAAAATTAAaaggtttgaaaataaaatcgtgTGACATGGCGTTTATTACTTCGTTCGCTAGTTTACACAACTATCTAACTAACTCCCAgctgaattattttatataagcaACAGAAACGTTATTTACATTTATCGTTACATAATTAGTAGCCGTTTTAAAATCTATTACAACGTCAACGACGAATTTTCGAggacaattataaaaataactcgAATGTCACCGGCGCACACCTTCCCTTCGCGAAGTCGTATAACTTTTTGTAATTGAATGAAATGGTCACGTTGTTGTTTCCGTGTCATTAACGACGATGCATCAGCGGTTCTTCTCCCGGAATACGAAGCTCATAAAACGGAAATGGAAGTACGAAAAGAGGGAAGCAAGTGGTAGAAGAAGCGGGAAAGCGTCTGGTTCCCGAAGAACCTACGTCAATCGCACGCGGTTGCACCACTGATCTTTTGCTCCACGGTATTTCTAGATCGTTACGAGATATCCCAGTGATCCGAACACCGTGCATGGCCTCCGAAAAATCCGACGAATACGCGCGTTTCCCGCGATCCGTCGAACGACAGGTCCTCGCCGGCTTGTTCGTGTAAAAACGCGACGAAAATAGGGCAGTAGAGCAATGCCAAGAGTTTCGGCCGCTCTAGATCGTTTGTTTGCCCGAAATACGTTGGAAGCGTGTAaccgatttttatttagctGTCGCTAGACC
The Lasioglossum baleicum unplaced genomic scaffold, iyLasBale1 scaffold0963, whole genome shotgun sequence genome window above contains:
- the LOC143220442 gene encoding roundabout homolog 3-like; amino-acid sequence: MTRKQQRDHFIQLQKVIRLREGKVCAGDIRVIFIIVLENSSLTLKIVIPRLSGIKLTIFLKRIGLTTRQNRRCVSAPARTSSTMAPMHDEVAEVDTCDDNIAQEFSVRGSYGNLNLVETEKFLLSLTRGDVPIPSDRYRVQMRGNVVQLTLKQSQKDDTGHYALVATRVGQGFDKGSSKRIHLSVDETISEEGDPPVFLRRLTDLAVKVGTRTRFLVEIRSSTTPKITWHRNAEPVHAGSRFSFVHEGNFYCVDVAPVTVEDEGHWTCMAENRGGRSSCTSRLTVIVPKAYKRPEFVEELRALLTETGTVSLECKVVGVPTPVLRWFKDDKEIKAGDVFALTANPDDPTSLGIYTCEAVNCMGIAYSSSKVHVVGKGSREGSLKPADSLTPSGPLPIFTKGLQDECCRIGDTLRLSCQVQVPPWPKGITWYNKEGRIEPNEKYHVMEDGLGGYFIAVNPVEAMDEGEWKCVAT